Proteins co-encoded in one Metabacillus sp. KUDC1714 genomic window:
- the pfkA gene encoding 6-phosphofructokinase: MKKIGVLTSGGDAPGMNAAVRAVVRKAIFHNVEIYGIYHGYTGLIEGQIEKLELGSVGDIIHRGGTKLYSARCPEFKTIEGQKKGIEQLKKHGIEGLVVIGGDGSYMGAKKLTEHGFPCVGVPGTIDNDIPGTDFTIGFDTALNTVIDAIDKIRDTATSHERTYVIEVMGRHAGDIALWSGLAGGAETILIPEENYDMDDIVARLKRGNERGKKHSIIIVAEGVGSGVDFAKQIEEATTFETRVSVLGHVQRGGSPTASDRVLASRLGAFAVELLLEGKGGRCVGIQKNELVHHDIIEILDQPHTIDNDMYRLSKELSI, translated from the coding sequence TTGAAAAAAATTGGTGTTCTAACAAGTGGAGGAGACGCTCCAGGTATGAATGCTGCTGTACGAGCAGTTGTACGTAAGGCAATTTTTCATAATGTTGAAATTTATGGTATCTATCATGGATATACGGGTTTAATTGAAGGTCAAATTGAAAAATTAGAATTAGGATCTGTAGGAGATATTATTCACCGTGGTGGTACGAAACTATATTCAGCAAGATGTCCTGAATTTAAGACAATTGAAGGACAGAAAAAAGGGATTGAACAACTAAAAAAGCATGGTATTGAAGGGTTAGTAGTAATTGGTGGAGACGGCTCATATATGGGAGCTAAAAAACTAACTGAACATGGATTTCCATGTGTTGGAGTACCTGGCACGATAGATAATGATATTCCAGGAACTGATTTTACAATTGGATTTGATACTGCACTTAACACAGTAATTGATGCGATTGATAAAATTCGTGATACAGCTACATCACATGAACGTACATATGTAATTGAAGTAATGGGTAGACATGCAGGTGATATCGCTTTATGGTCAGGTTTGGCAGGCGGAGCAGAAACAATATTAATTCCAGAAGAAAATTATGATATGGACGATATTGTTGCACGCTTAAAGCGAGGGAATGAGCGAGGCAAAAAACACAGTATAATTATTGTGGCAGAAGGTGTTGGAAGTGGAGTAGACTTTGCAAAACAAATTGAAGAAGCTACTACTTTTGAAACACGTGTATCTGTGTTAGGTCACGTTCAACGCGGTGGATCACCAACTGCATCTGACCGTGTATTAGCTAGTCGATTAGGTGCTTTTGCTGTAGAATTACTTCTAGAAGGTAAAGGCGGACGCTGTGTAGGTATTCAAAAGAATGAACTCGTTCATCATGACATCATTGAAATACTAGATCAACCACATACAATTGACAATGATATGTACCGCTTATCAAAAGAATTATCAATCTAA
- the accA gene encoding acetyl-CoA carboxylase carboxyl transferase subunit alpha yields the protein MVGELEFEKPVTELRKKISELKEFTIGSDVDLSSEIEKLEARLEKLENEIYTNIKPWDRVQIARHPSRPTTLDYIEHIFTNFFECHGDRYYGDDDAIVSGIAKFKGLPVTVIGHQRGKDTKENIRRNFGMPHPEGYRKALRLMKQADKFNRPIICFIDTKGAYPGKAAEERGQSEAIAKNLFEMAGLSVPVICIVIGEGGSGGALALGVGNYIHMLENSTYSVISPEGAAALLWKDAGLAKKAAETMKITAPDLKELGVVDEIIPEVKGGAHKDIPQQAGYIEEILATSLKTLSAMTGEELIHHRYEKFKRIGQVSFTNELLGVK from the coding sequence ATGGTAGGCGAATTAGAGTTTGAAAAGCCTGTAACCGAGCTTAGAAAAAAAATTAGTGAATTAAAAGAATTTACAATAGGTTCAGATGTTGATTTATCATCCGAAATTGAAAAGCTTGAAGCAAGATTAGAAAAGCTAGAAAATGAGATTTATACAAATATAAAGCCTTGGGACAGAGTTCAAATTGCAAGACATCCTAGTAGACCCACAACTTTAGATTATATCGAACACATTTTTACTAATTTCTTTGAATGTCACGGTGACCGTTATTATGGTGATGACGATGCGATTGTAAGTGGAATTGCAAAGTTTAAAGGTCTTCCTGTTACTGTTATTGGGCATCAACGAGGTAAGGATACGAAGGAAAACATTCGTAGAAATTTCGGTATGCCTCATCCTGAAGGCTATCGTAAAGCTTTAAGATTAATGAAGCAAGCGGATAAATTTAATCGTCCAATTATTTGCTTTATTGATACAAAAGGTGCTTACCCTGGAAAAGCTGCAGAAGAGCGTGGTCAAAGCGAAGCAATTGCTAAAAATTTGTTTGAAATGGCTGGGTTGTCAGTACCAGTAATTTGTATAGTGATTGGTGAAGGTGGGAGTGGAGGTGCACTTGCTCTAGGTGTGGGTAACTATATTCACATGCTAGAAAACTCTACTTACTCTGTTATCTCACCAGAAGGTGCTGCAGCATTATTGTGGAAGGATGCTGGATTAGCAAAAAAAGCAGCAGAAACAATGAAAATAACTGCACCAGACCTAAAAGAACTTGGTGTTGTTGATGAAATAATCCCTGAAGTGAAGGGTGGAGCACATAAAGATATCCCTCAACAAGCAGGTTATATTGAAGAAATATTAGCAACCTCTTTAAAAACTCTATCAGCAATGACTGGTGAAGAACTCATTCACCATCGTTACGAAAAGTTTAAAAGAATCGGGCAAGTATCATTTACAAATGAATTACTTGGGGTAAAATAA
- the accD gene encoding acetyl-CoA carboxylase, carboxyltransferase subunit beta has protein sequence MLKDLFTKPKPKKKKYAQVPSEQAKQDVPEGIVIKCPSCKKIMYTKELIKNEKVCMNCGYHHQMNAMERIKSLFDEHSFIEYDKEMISENPLQFPGYEEKLEKDRQKTQQNEAVVTGEGTINGFKTTFAIMDASFRMGSMGSVVGEKITRTIEKANEKNLPFIILTASGGARMQEGVLSLMQMAKTSSALKLYSDNQGLIISVMTHPTTGGVSASFASLGDYNFAEPGALIGFAGRRIIEQTIREELPEDFQTAEFLLKHGQLDAVINRQELKETLSNILDIHQSGGELTW, from the coding sequence TTGTTAAAAGATTTGTTTACGAAACCGAAACCGAAGAAAAAAAAATATGCACAGGTTCCGTCTGAGCAAGCAAAACAAGATGTTCCTGAAGGAATTGTCATTAAATGTCCGAGTTGTAAAAAAATTATGTATACAAAAGAATTAATAAAAAATGAGAAGGTTTGTATGAATTGTGGTTACCATCATCAAATGAACGCTATGGAACGCATTAAGAGCTTATTTGATGAGCATAGTTTTATTGAATATGATAAAGAAATGATTTCAGAAAATCCACTGCAATTTCCAGGCTACGAAGAAAAGCTAGAAAAGGACCGTCAAAAAACACAACAAAATGAAGCTGTTGTTACAGGTGAAGGTACCATAAATGGCTTTAAAACAACATTTGCCATCATGGATGCTAGCTTTAGAATGGGAAGTATGGGGTCAGTTGTTGGTGAAAAAATTACTCGTACAATTGAAAAAGCTAATGAAAAGAACTTACCCTTTATTATTCTAACTGCATCAGGTGGTGCAAGAATGCAAGAGGGTGTATTAAGTTTAATGCAAATGGCTAAAACTAGCTCTGCACTTAAGCTTTATAGTGATAATCAAGGCTTAATTATTTCTGTTATGACACATCCTACAACAGGTGGGGTGTCAGCAAGCTTCGCATCGTTAGGTGATTATAATTTTGCTGAGCCAGGAGCACTTATTGGGTTTGCTGGAAGAAGAATTATCGAGCAAACAATTAGAGAAGAACTTCCTGAAGATTTTCAAACTGCTGAATTTTTATTAAAACATGGTCAGCTTGATGCTGTTATAAATCGTCAAGAGTTAAAGGAAACGCTAAGTAATATTCTTGACATTCATCAATCAGGAGGTGAATTAACATGGTAG
- a CDS encoding FadR/GntR family transcriptional regulator: MSLTTAQSKVYIEILRHIRAYIAEKQLSYGDKIPSEREFAEKLKVGRSSVREALRALELLGMIETRRGEGTFLKDFREHNLIELLGTFILEDSKAVVDIIQMNSLLEYNALQLVLQNNPEAELKLIAEKLSKNTVTRYECMREIIQLSNNHLLFRIWMVLNDYVTFVCKSDQVKVYSNEKLEMLVNALLNKEQEKVFAAYEEVSLKEYVE, translated from the coding sequence TTGTCTTTGACAACCGCACAATCAAAAGTTTATATAGAAATTCTTCGTCATATTAGAGCTTATATTGCAGAAAAGCAGCTTTCATATGGTGATAAAATCCCTTCCGAAAGAGAATTTGCAGAAAAGCTTAAGGTTGGTAGATCATCTGTAAGAGAAGCATTGCGTGCCCTTGAGCTTTTAGGGATGATTGAAACGCGAAGAGGAGAAGGCACATTTCTTAAAGATTTTCGAGAGCATAATCTTATTGAACTTTTAGGAACGTTTATATTAGAGGATTCAAAAGCGGTTGTTGATATTATCCAAATGAATTCTCTATTGGAATATAATGCATTGCAATTGGTTTTGCAAAACAATCCTGAAGCAGAACTTAAATTGATAGCAGAAAAACTTTCAAAGAATACAGTAACAAGATATGAATGTATGAGGGAGATTATTCAACTCTCTAATAACCATCTTCTTTTTCGTATATGGATGGTGTTAAATGATTATGTTACCTTTGTTTGTAAGAGTGATCAAGTGAAGGTTTATTCAAATGAAAAATTAGAAATGCTAGTTAATGCCTTATTAAACAAGGAACAAGAAAAGGTTTTTGCTGCTTACGAAGAGGTATCACTTAAGGAATATGTCGAATAG
- a CDS encoding NAD(P)-dependent malic enzyme — protein sequence MSLREEALHIHRVNKGKLESKSKIPVRNAHDLSLAYSPGVAEPCKDIYDDKNKVYDYTMKGNMVAVVSDGTAVLGLGNIGPEAALPVMEGKAVLFKSFAGVDAFPICLNTTDVDQIVNTVKLLEPTFGGVNLEDIAAPNCFVIEERLKKETNIPIFHDDQHGTAIVTVAGLVNALKLVGKSMSNIRVVANGAGAAGIAIIKLLYTYGVRNIIMCDSKGAIYENRKAGMNEVKSEVAKFTNRDQLEGSLADVIKEADVFIGVSVEGALTKEMVQSMNPEPIIFAMANPVPEIMPEDAREAGAKVIGTGRSDFPNQVNNVLAFPGIFRGALDVRATHINEKMKIAAVEAIASLVSESELTSDYVIPAPFDPRVAPAVASAVAKAAMETGVARIKVDPEEVAEKTRQLAIIE from the coding sequence ATGTCATTAAGAGAAGAAGCTTTACATATTCACCGAGTAAATAAGGGAAAGCTTGAGTCAAAATCTAAAATACCTGTGAGAAATGCACACGATCTTAGTCTCGCTTATTCACCTGGTGTTGCTGAACCTTGTAAAGATATATATGATGATAAAAACAAAGTATACGACTATACAATGAAAGGTAATATGGTTGCAGTTGTTTCCGATGGAACTGCAGTTTTAGGTCTAGGAAATATTGGTCCAGAGGCTGCTCTGCCTGTAATGGAAGGAAAAGCGGTCTTATTTAAAAGCTTTGCAGGAGTAGATGCTTTTCCAATTTGTTTAAATACAACAGATGTTGACCAAATCGTAAATACAGTTAAGCTTCTTGAACCAACCTTTGGTGGTGTAAACCTCGAGGACATTGCAGCTCCGAACTGCTTTGTTATAGAAGAGCGTTTAAAAAAGGAAACGAATATTCCTATTTTTCATGATGACCAACACGGAACAGCAATTGTAACAGTTGCAGGACTTGTTAATGCCTTAAAATTGGTTGGGAAAAGCATGTCAAATATTCGTGTTGTTGCTAATGGCGCTGGTGCAGCTGGCATTGCAATTATTAAGTTGCTTTATACTTACGGTGTTAGAAATATTATTATGTGTGATTCTAAAGGGGCTATTTACGAAAATCGTAAAGCAGGTATGAATGAGGTAAAATCAGAAGTAGCGAAATTTACGAATAGAGATCAATTAGAAGGCTCGCTTGCTGATGTAATAAAAGAAGCAGATGTGTTTATTGGAGTTTCAGTTGAAGGTGCACTAACAAAAGAAATGGTTCAGTCAATGAACCCCGAACCAATCATATTTGCGATGGCAAATCCAGTCCCAGAAATTATGCCAGAAGATGCAAGAGAAGCTGGTGCAAAGGTTATTGGAACAGGTCGTTCAGATTTTCCGAACCAAGTTAATAATGTACTAGCTTTCCCTGGAATCTTCCGAGGCGCATTAGATGTTCGAGCAACTCACATTAATGAAAAGATGAAAATAGCTGCAGTAGAAGCAATTGCATCACTTGTTTCGGAAAGTGAATTAACTTCAGATTATGTTATTCCAGCTCCATTTGATCCACGTGTTGCCCCAGCAGTAGCATCAGCAGTGGCAAAGGCTGCTATGGAAACTGGTGTGGCTAGAATAAAAGTTGACCCAGAAGAAGTTGCAGAAAAAACGAGGCAGCTTGCTATTATTGAGTAG